The genomic interval CGCGACCTATCTCCAGATCAACTACGTGCCGGGCACCGGCGAACTCGTGGTGCTGCTCTCTGCAGTGATCGGGGCCTGTATGGGGTTCCTGTGGTTCAATGCGCCGCCGGCAGCGATCTTCATGGGCGACACCGGCTCGCTGGCGCTTGGCGGCCTGATCGGCTCGGTGGCGGTCGCCACCAAGCACGAGATCGTGATGGCGATCATCTGCGGCCTGTTCGTGCTGGAGGCGCTCTCCGTGATCATCCAGGTCGCCGTCTTCCGGCGCACCAAGCGGCGCGTGTTCCTGATGGCGCCGATCCATCACCATTTCGAAAAGCTCGGCTGGACCGAAAGCCAGGTGGTGATCCGCTTCTGGATCATCTCCTTCGGCCTCGCGCTGATCGGGCTTTCAACGCTGAAGCTCAGGTAGGTCGATGATCGCGGTCTCGCAATTCTCCGGCAAGAAGGTCGCGCTGTTCGGGCTTGGCGGTTCGGGCATGGCGACCGCGCTGGCGCTGATTGCCGGCGGCGCTCAGGTGACCGCCTTCGACGACAACGCCGAGAGCTGCCGCCTTGCCGCGGAAAAAGGCATTCCGATCGCCGATCTGCGGCATATGGACTGGAGCGGATTTGCCGCGCTCGTCCTTGCCCCGGGCGTGCCGCTGACGCATCCGAAACCGCATTGGGTGGTGGAGCTGGCAAGGACTGCTGACACCGAGATCATTGGCGATGTCGAGCTTCTGGCGCGCGAACGCCGCGCAACCTGCCCCGAGGCAAAGCTGATCGCGATCACCGGCACCAATGGCAAATCAACCACCACGGCACTGATCGGCCATATCCTGAAGGCGGCGGGGCGCGATGTCGAGGTCGGCGGCAATATCGGCCGCGCCGTCCTCGATCTCGCGCCACTCGCGCCAGGCCGCATCTATGTCGTCGAATGCTCGTCCTACCAGATCGACCTTGCGCCCACGCTCGACGCCGATGTCGGTCTGCTCCTGAACCTCACGCCGGACCATCTCGACCGCCATGGCGACATGACGCGCTATGCCGCGATCAAGGAGCGGCTGGTCGCCGGCGCGAAGCTTGCCGTGGTGGGCGCGGACGATGACTATTGCAGGGCGATAGCGGAGCTGCTTGAGAAGGCCGGACACGATGTCGTTTCGATTTCCTGCGATCGCGCCCATATCAGCCGGGGTCTCGCCTTCGATGGCGGGGCGATTGTCTCTTTAGAGAACGGGGCAGTGGTCGCGGACCTTTCCAATCACCCCGTTCTGCGCGGCGCGCATAACGGTCAGAACGCGGCTGCTGCTATTGCCGCCTGCCGGGCCGTCGGGCTGACCGACGCCGAAATCCGCGATGGACTTTCCAGCTTTCCGGGCCTTGCCCACCGCATGCAGCCGGTGGCGCGATTGGGCTCTGTGATTTTCGTCAACGATTCCAAGGCCACCAATGCCGAGGCATCGGCCCCGGCGCTGAAGACCTTCAGCGATATCCACTGGATCGCGGGCGGACGCCCCAAGGAAGGCGGCATCGCGTCGCTCGCGCCTTTCTTCCCGAAGATCGCCCGCGCCTATCTCATCGGCGAGGCGGCGGAGGCCTTTTCGGCCACGCTTGCGGGTGCTGCCGACACCGTGATTTGCGGCACGCTGGAAAACGCCGTCAAACAAGCGGCGGACGATGCGGCGAAAAGCAAGGCGGAGACGCCGGTGGTGCTGCTGTCGCCGGCCTGCGCCAGTTTCGACCAGTACCGGAATTTCGAAAAGCGCGGCGATGCCTTCGTCAGCGCCGTGATGGCGCTTGACGGCATCGAGCCGTTTACAGCAACCGGCAAGGAGGCCTGATCCATGGTCAGTCGCGTTCAGCGAGGCCCAATCGCAGACTGGTTCTGGACCATCGACCGATGGTTGCTGGCGGCCTTCATCGTGCTGATGGGCATCGGCTTCATGCTCTCCTTCGCCGCTTCGCCCGCCGTTGCCGAACGCCTCGGCTATGACAGCTTCCACTTCGTCACCCGCCACGCGATCTTTCTGGTGCCGTCGCTCGCGGTGATGATTTCGTTGTCCTTCTGTTCGCCGCGCATGATCCGCCGGCTTGCGGTGATCATCCTTATCGGCTCGCTGCTGGCGATGGTCGCGGCGCTGTTCATCGGCACCTCCAACAATGGCTCGCGCCGGTGGATCGTGCTGGCCGGCTTTTCGGTACAGCCCTCGGAGTTCCTGAAACCGGCCTTCGCGGTGGTCTGCGCATGGCTCTTCGCCGAGCATCAGCGCTATCCGGAAATACCGGGCAATCTGTTCGCCGGCATGCTGTTCATCGTTTCCGCGGTGCTGCTGATTGCCCAGCCCGACTTCGGCCAGACCGTGCTTCTCGGCATCGTCTGGGGCGGCATCTTCTTCATGGCCGGCATGTCCTGGATCTGGATCGCGGGCCTCGGCGGGGCCGGCGTCGCGGGCATTCTGGCGGCCTATACCTGGCTGCCGCACGTGACCTCGCGTATCGACCGGTTCCTGACCGGGGAGGGCGACAATCTTCAGGTGGAGCTTGCCGCCAAGGCGATCCAGAATGGCGGCCTCTTCGGCCTCGGGCCGGGCGAGGGGATCGTCAAGCGGCGGCTGCCGGACAGCCATACCGACTTCGTGTTCTCGGTCGCAGCCGAAGAATTCGGCATTCTGTTCTGCATGTTCATCGTCGCGATCTTCGCCTTCATCGTTCTGCGCGGCCTCAGCCACGCCTATCGCGAACGCGACGATTTCGCCCGCTTCGCGGTTGCCGGCCTCGTGCTGCAGATCGGCATGCAGTCGGTGATCAATATCGGCGTGGCGCTGCAGCTGATGCCGGCCAAGGGCATGACGCTGCCGCTGATTTCGGCCGGCGGCTCGTCCATGATCGCAACCTGCATCGGTGCGGGCTTCGTGCTGGCGCTGACCCGCCACCGCCCCGACAAGCGCGCGCGCCAGGACCATTTCTTCGAGCCGGGTCGACCGCGCGGCGTACCGGCGGAGTAGATGATGGACAATTATTGCTTCTTCCTGTCGGCCGGCGGAACCGGTGGACATCTGTTCCCGGCGGAATCGCTGGCGCATGAGTTGATCGCGCGCGGTCATACGGTGCATCTGATCACCGATCACCGCGCCGAGCGTTTTGCCGGCAGTTTTCCCGCCGACATCCATGTGGTGCCGTCCGCCACCATCGGCTCGAAAAACCCGGTCGCCATCATCAGGGCGGGCTGGAAACTCTTTTCCGGAACCCGCAAGGCGCGCGCGCTGTTTGCGCGCTACAAGCCGGCCGCCGTCATCGGCTTTGGCGGCTACCCCACGGTTCCGCCGCTGATGGCGGCAACCAGCGCTGGCATTCCGTCCATGGTGCACGAGGCCAATGCCGTGATGGGCCGCGCCAACCGCATGCTGGCGTCGCGGGTCAAGGCGATTGCCGGCGGCTTTCTGTCTAGCGACGACGCGACCTATGGCTCGAGAATTTTGGTGACCGGAAACCCGGTGCGCCAGAGCGTGATCGAAGCATCGCAGACGCCCTATCGCAAGCGCGGCGCTGCGGACCCGTTTCATCTCCTGGTTTTCGGCGGCTCGCAGGGCGCGCATTTCTTTGCGGACGCCGTGCCCGATGCGGTGGCAGCCCTTGACGATGAACTCCGCAAACGTCTTGTCATCACCCAGCAGGCACGGCCGGAGGATCTGGACGCGGTGCGCGAGCGTTTCGCCACGCTCGGCATCGACGCCAAGGTCGCGCCCTTCTTCGACAATATGCCGGAACTGATCGCCGATGCCGATCTGGTTGTGGCGCGCTCGGGCGCTTCGACGGTGACCGAACTGTCGGTTATTGGCAGACCCGGTGTTTTCGTGCCGCTGCCGCATGCGCTCGATCAGGATCAGGCGGCCAATGCCGCCCTCGTCGAGGCCAATGGCGGCGCTGAAGTCGTGCGCCAGTCGGAGCTGACGACCGAGCGCTTTGCGGAAATTCTGAAGGATGCGATCGCGCATCCCGAAAAACTTGAAACCGCCGCCGCCGCCGCGCGTGCGGCCGGCCGCCCGGATGCCACCCAAAGACTCGCCGATATGGCCGAGGCGCTGGCGCGCGGACAGAAAATTGAAGGAATTGACTGATGAGAATGCCTGAAGCGATCGGCGTGGTCCATTTTGTCGGGATCGGCGGCATCGGCATGAGCGGCATTGCCGAGGTGCTGAACAATCTCGGCTACAAGGTGCAGGGCTCGGATCAGGCCGAAAGCGCCAATGTTGCGCGCCTGCGCGAGAAGGGCATTTCCGTGTTCATCGGCCACAAGGCCGAAAACCTGGGCGACGCGGAGGTCGTGGTCGTCTCCTCCGCGATCAAACGCGCCAATCCCGAACTCACCGCCGCGCGCGAAAAACACCTGCCGGTGGTGCGCCGCGCCGAGATGCTGGCCGAGCTGATGCGCTTCCGCGACGCGATCGCGATCGGCGGCACCCATGGCAAGACCACGACCACCTCGATGGTGGCAACGCTGCTGGAGGCAGGCGGGCTCGATCCGACCGTCATCAATGGCGGCATCATCAACGCTTATGGCACCAATGCGCGCATGGGCGAGGGCGAGTGGATGGTGGTGGAAGCCGACGAATCCGACGGCACATTCCTGAAGCTTCCGGCCGAGATTGCGGTCGTCACCAATATCGATCCCGAACATCTCGATCATTACGGCACGTTTGACGGCGTGCGCGCGGCCTTCCGGCAGTTCGTCGAGAGCGTGCCGTTCTACGGCTGCGGCGTGATGTGCCTCGATCATCCCGAAGTGCAGACGCTGGTCGGCCAGATCGAGGATCGCCGGATCGTGACCTATGGCGAGAACCGTCAGGCCGATGTGCGCTTTTCCAATATCCGCAATGAGGGCACGCGCACGATCTTCGACGTTGATATCCGCCGCCGTCGTCGTCCCTCGGTGAAGCTTGAAAATCTCTCCCTGCCGATGCCGGGCCGCCACAATGTCTCGAACGCCACGGCGGCGATCGCGGTTGCCGACCGGCTGCATATTTCCGAGGCGGATATCCGCAAGGGGCTGGCCGCATTCGGCGGCGTCAAGCGCCGGTTCACGCTGGTGGGCGAGTGGAACGGCGCGCAGATTTTTGACGACTATGGCCATCACCCGGTCGAAATCCGCTCGGTGTTGAGAGCGGCGCGCGAGGCCTGTCAGGGCCGGATCATCGCCGTCCACCAGCCGCACCGCTATTCCCGCCTCGAAAGCCTGTTCGAGGACTTCACCAATTGCTTCAATGATGCCGATACCGTGTTCATCGCCCCGGTCTACGCCGCCGGCGAGGACCCGCGCCCGGGCTTCGATGCCGAAACGCTGGTCTCCGGCATGAAGTCCGCCGGCCATCGTGACGCGCATTACCTTGCCGACGAATCGGCGCTTGCGGGTGTCGTGGCGAAGATCGCCCGGCCCGGCGACTTCGTCGTCCTGCTCGGCGCCGGCAGCATCACCAACTGGGCGGCAAAGCTGCCGGGAGAGCTGGCGGCGGAGGCGTGATTCGGGGCGATTGCGGCTCACAATCTCCCCCCTTGAGGCAGGGCTATCGCATATGAGCGATCATTGAGATTAGGAAGGTATCGTCCCATCCGGCTTTTTTCATTTTGCGCCGGATGGACGCCTTGTCCGGGTGGTGTCGGATGATGTTGAGAGCGAGCTTGCGAAGGATCGAGAGGTTCCGGGGCCCGTGATCCTTTCGGTTTCTGGCGGCGTCTTCGCAGAAGGCGACGTCGAGCACCCAGTGCAGTTGGTTCTCGATCGTCCAGTGCGCTCTGGCGATGTCCAGAAAGGCGGTAGCGCTGACTGACCTGGACAGCAGGAAATGTCGGATGTGACGCGTTTGCCGGCCATCGGGCTCCACCCGGATGCTTTCAAGCCGTGCGATCGCCTTGACGCCGGGAAAATCCATTCCTTCCGCCTTGACGATGACGGCGCGTCGGGTTTCGGTTCTGTCATGGGCCTTGCCATCGGCCTTTTCGGCTCTGTCGGGGTTGCTTTCCTTTTCAAGCAGGGCGATCGCCCGGTTGAGAAGGCCCGGTTGGTTGCCCTTGAGTGCAAGCGCATAGTCGGCGCCGGTCTTGAGAATGGCAGAGGCCGTGTCTGCCCTGCAATGCAGCGCGTCAGCCGTCACGATGCAGCCATCCAGCGACAAGCATGAAAGAGCTTGCAGAACGCCTTTGACTTCACTGCGGCCCGGCGCGAGCTGCTGGCCGATGACCATGCGCTGGTCGGCGGCCCAGATGTTGACCAGATGCAGGGGCGAGGCCTTGTCGCCGCGTTTGTAGGCCCCGCGCACGGCCTTGCCGTCGATGGCGATGACGCCGCTGATGGATTTTGCGAAAGCCTGCGCGAAGCGTGCAAAGACCGTTTCGAAAGCCTCAGGGTCGATATGTCTGAAAACATTCGAGAAAACGTCGTGACTGGGAGTGCCGTAAGGCAGAGGCACGATCTCCTTCAAAAGCTTGTGCTTGGAGACGCCAAAGTCGGCCATGTCCTGACAGGTTTCGGCCCCGCACAGCACCGCGGCCAAGGCAATGAACAAAACGCTGTTCAGCGAATAGCGGACATTGGCCGCCCGAGGGTCCGGAACCGACCCGAAAAGAGACGCAAATCCGTCCATCCAACCCTCCACAACAGAAAGGCTGAAGATGAATCGATTTGCGTCAAATATTCAATAGCTTAAAAGCCATACGCGATTCCCCTGCCCTTGAGGGGGAGATGCCCCGACAGGGGCAGAGAGGGGTGAACCCTCTCGATAGGGTCGGAGCTTGCGGTTTTTAGGGCTTACGCCCTTTACCCCTCTCTGTCGCTTTCGCGACATCTCCCCCTCAAGGGGGGAGATTGGTGCTGAGAAATTTGAACGAGCCCGAAGGTCAGCAAAGCGGTTTTCGGCCGGTGATGCGCGATGGCTTTGCCGTCGAGTTGGGCTTGTGGGAGATTTGTGATCCGCTTGGTTGTTCTTTCTCCATCACACTGATGAATGGTATACCGCCCCCTTTTGCCGCGAAAAGCCAGGGCAAATGGTATATTGTCGACCAATTGACCAGCGCTGTCATCGCCCCTTAACCCGTTTCACCGCATCGATTTTTTTGCCCTGGTTAACCAAAGTAAACGGTTCATTAACCATCCTCGGTCACTAATGGCTTCATCACGCTTTCCTTAAAAAAAGCGGCATTGTGAGTGTGCTTTCCGGCTTTGGTCGGAAAAGATGGGGATGGGCATGACTGCCTTGCATGTAGCGGTATTGATGGGCGGGTTTTCCTCCGAGCGGCCGGTGAGCCTTGCCTCGGGAAATCCCTGCGCCGATGCGCTCGAGGCGGAAGGCTTCAGGGTCACCCGCATCGATGTCACCCGCAATGTGGCAAGCGTGCTTGCCGAGCTGAAGCCGGACGTGGCCTTCAACGCGCTGCATGGGCCGTTCGGCGAGGACGGCACCATTCAGGGCATCCTCGAATATCTGCAGATCCCCTACACCCATTCCGGCGTGCTGGCCTCGGCGCTTGCCATGAACAAGGTGCAGGCCAAGCGCGTGGCGGGCGCCTGCGGCATTCCGATCGCCGAGGACCGGCTGATGCAGCGCGCCGAAATCGGCCAGACTCATCCGATGGCGCCACCCTATGTGGTCAAGCCCGTCAATGAAGGATCGTCCTTCGGCGTGGTCATCGTCGATGAAGGCCAGAGCGCGCCGCCGCAGTCGATCACATCATCCGAATGGCCCTATGGCGAGACGGTTATGGTCGAGCGCTTCGTGCGCGGACGCGAATTCACCTGCGGCGTGGTCGACGGCAAGCCGCTTTGCGTGACCGAAATCGTCCCTGTCGGCCAGAAATTCTACGATTTTGACGCAAAATACAAACCTGGCGGCTCAAAACACATTCTGCCGGCAGAAGTTAAACCGAATATTTACCAAAAGATTCAATCATTGGCCGTTCAGGCGCATCAGATCATGGGATGCCGCGGCGTCAGCCGTTCGGATTTCCGGTTCGATGAGGAGAGGGGCGAGGAAGGGTTGATCTGGCTGGAAATCAATACCCAGCCCGGCATGACCCCCACCTCCCTGGTTCCTGAAATGGCGGCTGAAGCCGGTATGAGTTTTGGTGCTTTTCTCCGTTGGATGGTGGAGGACGCTTCGTGTTTGCGTTGAAGACTGGAAGGGATGATGTCGACAGGGGCGACCGCATGGCTCAGGGCAGCCGCGCGGGCGTATTGCCGCGCCCTTTCCGGCGTCTGGTGCGCGCCACGACCGGCATCTTTACCGGCCGCACCGGGGCGCCCAAACATATCGGCAGCGCCGCCGCGCTTGTGTTTTTCGCAGCCGTCGGCGCCAACGCCGTCGTCGTGGCCGGCAAGGGCGATCTCGTGCGCCGCGCCGCCTTCCAGCTTTCCGGCTTCGCCGTCGAGGATATCGAGATTTCCGGCAACAGCGAGACCTCGGAAATCGTGGTCCTGCAAAGCCTCGGCCTCGAGGGCGCCTATTCGCTGCAGGGCGTCGATATCCAGATGGCGCGCGGCCAGCTTTTGAACCTTCCCTGGGTCGCCGACGCCGATATCCGCAAGGTCTATCCCTCGACCCTGAAAATCTCGCTGAAGGAGCGCGTTCCCTATGCGCTGTGGCAGCAGGAAGACGGCCGTCTTCTGATGGTCGAGCGTGACGGCAATATCATCGGTCCGCTGAGCGCGCCGAAATTCCGCCGCCTGCCGCTGGTGCTGGGTCAGGGCGGCAATGTCGCGGCGAAGGATGTCGAGGAACTGATGCAGGAATGGCCGGAGCTTTCCGAACGCGTCCGCGCCTTCAAGCGCGTCGACGAGCGCCGCTGGGACCTCTATCTCGATAACGGCATGATCGTGAAACTGCCGGAAAAGGACAGCGATGCGGCGCTTGTGCGCCTGCGCAAGCTGGAAGATGAACGTTCCATCCTCGAGCGCGAAATCGCCGCCGTCGACCTTCGTCTCGACGACCGGGTCGCGATCCAGCTTACGCCCGCCGCCATGGAGCGCCGCGCGGAAGCCACGGAAGCGCTGCACAAGACATTCAAGAACAAGGGGAGGCGTCTTTGACCCTGTTCCGCACGTCCGGCTTCAGTCGCGCCAAGCCTCTTTCGGCCAAGAAGACGCATATCGTCAGCGTGCTCGACGTCGGCTCGTCGAAGGTCGTGTGCATGATCGCGCGCCTCACCCCGCGTGAGGAAAGCCAGATCCTGCCGGGCCGCACCCACAATATCGAGATCATCGGCATCGGCCATCAGCGTTCGCAGGGCATCAAGAGCGGCGTGATCGTCAATCTGGATGCGGCGGAACATGTGGTCCGGCTGGCGGTGGACGCGGCCGAAAGCATGGCCGGCATCACCATCGACAGCCTGATTGTCAATGTTTCGGCCGGTCGCCTGAAGAGCGATACCTATACGGCGGCGATCGACCTTGGCGGGCAGGACGTGGACTCCTCCGATCTCCGACGCGTCCTGTCCGCCGTCTCCCGCCGCTCGATCAACGAGGAACGGCAGGTGCTGCATTCGCTGCCCGCCGGCTTCACGCTCGACGGCGAGCGCGGCATTCGCGATCCGCTCGGCATGTATGGCGAGACGCTCGGCGTCGACCTGCATGTGGTGACGGCGGAAAGGCTGGCGCTGCGCAATCTCGAACTCTGCGTCAACCGCGCCCACCTTTCGGTCGAGCGCATGGTCGCGACGCCTTATGCCAGCGGGCTTGCCGCACTTGTCGATGATGAAGTCGAGCTTGGCTGCGCGGCGATCGACATGGGCGCCGGCACCACCACGATCTCGGTCTTTTCCGAGGGCCGGCTTGTTCATACCGATGCGATCAGCCTCGGCGGCCATCACGTGACGACCGATCTCGCCCGCGGTCTTTCGACCCGGATGGAAGACGCCGAGCGGCTGAAATGCGTGCACGGCTCGACCATTGCCTCGACTGCCGACGAGCGCGAGATGATCGCGGTCCCCTCCATCAGCGAGGACGATCACGATCAGCCCCGCCAGGTCTCCAAGGCGCTGCTTTCGAAGATCGTCAGGGCGCGAATCGAGGAAACGCTGGAGCTGATCCGCGACCGGATCCAGCTTTCGGGCTTTTCGGCGGTTGTCGGAAAGCGGGTGGTGCTGACCGGCGGCGCAAGCCAGCTGATCGGACTTAGCGAATTGTCGCGGCGGATCCTGAGCAGGAATGTCCGCATCGGTCGTCCGATGGGCGTTTCCGGTCTGCCGCTTCCGGCCAAGGGGCCGTCGTTTTCGACGGCCGCCGGCCTTCTGATCTATCCGCAGCTTGCGGAAAGCGAAACCTATGGCAGCGAGCAGCGGGGCTTTCTGTCGTCGGGCGGCGGACGCCTAGCGCGCGTCGGCCAGTGGTTCAGGGAAAGTTTTTAACGAACACCAGAGATTGGCCGGCTAGGCGGTACGGCCATAGCGAGAAGGAACGAAACTCATGACTATCACGCTGCAGAAGCCAGATATTACTGAACTGAAGCCGCGCATCACCGTTTTCGGTGTCGGCGGCGGCGGCGGCAACGCCGTCAACAACATGATCACCGCGGGCCTCCAGGGCGTCGACTTCGTCGTCGCCAACACCGATGCCCAGGCGCTGACCATGACCAAGGCCGAACGGGTCATCCAGCTCGGCGTCGGCGTTACCGAAGGTCTCGGTGCCGGCTCCCAGCCGGAAGTCGGCCGCGCGGCCGCCGAGGAGTGCATCGATGAGATCATCGATCACCTCAACAACACCCATATGTGCTTCGTCACCGCCGGCATGGGCGGCGGAACCGGCACGGGCGCTGCTCCGATCGTGGCCCAGGCCGCCCGCAACAAGGGCATCCTGACCGTCGGCGTCGTCACCAAGCCGTTCCAGTTCGAAGGCCAGCGCCGCATGCGTCTTGCCGATGCGGGCATCGAGGAACTGCAGAAGTCGGTCGACACGCTGATCGTCATTCCGAACCAGAACCTGTTCCGGATCGCCAATGACAAGACCACCTTCGCCGATGCCTTCGCGATGGCCGACCAGGTGCTCTATTCGGGCGTTGCCTGCATCACCGACCTGATGGTCAAGGAAGGCCTGATCAACCTCGACTTCGCCGACGTTCGCTCGGTGATGCGCGAGATGGGCCGCGCCATGATGGGCACGGGCGAGGCATCCGGCGAAGGCCGCGCGATGCAGGCCGCCGAAGCTGCGATCGCCAACCCGCTGCTCGACGAAACCTCGATGCGCGGCGCACAGGGCTTACTCATCTCGATCACCGGTGGTCGCGACCTGACGCTGTTCGAAGTTGACGAAGCCGCAACGCGTATTCGTGAAGAAGTCGATCCGGACGCCAACATCATCCTCGGCGCCACCTTCGACGAGGAACTGGAAGGCATCATCCGCGTCTCCGTCGTCGCCACCGGCATCGACCGTTCGGTCAATCATGCCGATGACGACATGCCGGAACCGCGCCGCGAAACCCGCGCGCCGGAAATCCGCTCCAGCAACGCGCAGCCGAGCCAGCCGGCCCAGCCCGCGGCCCCCCAGCCGCGCCAGGACCCAATCGCCGAAACGATCCGTTCCGCCGAAGCTGAAATGGAACGCGAGCTGCAGATGGCGATGAGCCATCAGCCGCAGCAGGCAAAGCCGCAGCCGCGCGCCGAAGCCCCGCAGATGCAGCCGAAGAGCCAGATCTTCTCCGCTCAGGCTCCGCGTCAGCCCGCGCCGCAGGCAGCCCCCCAGCAGCCGCGCCCGCAGATGGCCGAGCCGCGCCGCATGCCGGAAGTCTCCGACTTTCCGCCGGTGGTTCAGGGCGAGATGAGCGCAAGCCGCCGCCAGGAGCATGAAGAGCGCGGACCGAAGGGCCTGTTCAAGCGTCTTTCCAACACGCTTGGCCGCGGCGACGAAAGCTTCGAGGGCCATCACGAGGAGCCGGTGGCTCGCCGCGAACCCACGCAGCAGCCGCAGCAGAACCCCTACGCGCCGCGCCGTGCCGAAGCACAGCCGGCCCGCCAGGATGACGATCAGTTCGATATCCCCGCCTTCCTGCGTCGTCAGGCGAACTGAAACTCCATCGGTCCCCATTCGTTAGGGGACCGGTAACCGTCTTTTTGAAAACCTTCTCGCACAACGAACCCGGTCGCCCGCGCGGCCGGGTTTTTACGTGTTTCGTAACATTACGAAAGAAACAGTGATTTGGAATTATGCGGACGTATGCGTAACTACATGC from Martelella mediterranea DSM 17316 carries:
- the murD gene encoding UDP-N-acetylmuramoyl-L-alanine--D-glutamate ligase, producing MIAVSQFSGKKVALFGLGGSGMATALALIAGGAQVTAFDDNAESCRLAAEKGIPIADLRHMDWSGFAALVLAPGVPLTHPKPHWVVELARTADTEIIGDVELLARERRATCPEAKLIAITGTNGKSTTTALIGHILKAAGRDVEVGGNIGRAVLDLAPLAPGRIYVVECSSYQIDLAPTLDADVGLLLNLTPDHLDRHGDMTRYAAIKERLVAGAKLAVVGADDDYCRAIAELLEKAGHDVVSISCDRAHISRGLAFDGGAIVSLENGAVVADLSNHPVLRGAHNGQNAAAAIAACRAVGLTDAEIRDGLSSFPGLAHRMQPVARLGSVIFVNDSKATNAEASAPALKTFSDIHWIAGGRPKEGGIASLAPFFPKIARAYLIGEAAEAFSATLAGAADTVICGTLENAVKQAADDAAKSKAETPVVLLSPACASFDQYRNFEKRGDAFVSAVMALDGIEPFTATGKEA
- the ftsW gene encoding putative lipid II flippase FtsW — its product is MVSRVQRGPIADWFWTIDRWLLAAFIVLMGIGFMLSFAASPAVAERLGYDSFHFVTRHAIFLVPSLAVMISLSFCSPRMIRRLAVIILIGSLLAMVAALFIGTSNNGSRRWIVLAGFSVQPSEFLKPAFAVVCAWLFAEHQRYPEIPGNLFAGMLFIVSAVLLIAQPDFGQTVLLGIVWGGIFFMAGMSWIWIAGLGGAGVAGILAAYTWLPHVTSRIDRFLTGEGDNLQVELAAKAIQNGGLFGLGPGEGIVKRRLPDSHTDFVFSVAAEEFGILFCMFIVAIFAFIVLRGLSHAYRERDDFARFAVAGLVLQIGMQSVINIGVALQLMPAKGMTLPLISAGGSSMIATCIGAGFVLALTRHRPDKRARQDHFFEPGRPRGVPAE
- the murG gene encoding undecaprenyldiphospho-muramoylpentapeptide beta-N-acetylglucosaminyltransferase translates to MDNYCFFLSAGGTGGHLFPAESLAHELIARGHTVHLITDHRAERFAGSFPADIHVVPSATIGSKNPVAIIRAGWKLFSGTRKARALFARYKPAAVIGFGGYPTVPPLMAATSAGIPSMVHEANAVMGRANRMLASRVKAIAGGFLSSDDATYGSRILVTGNPVRQSVIEASQTPYRKRGAADPFHLLVFGGSQGAHFFADAVPDAVAALDDELRKRLVITQQARPEDLDAVRERFATLGIDAKVAPFFDNMPELIADADLVVARSGASTVTELSVIGRPGVFVPLPHALDQDQAANAALVEANGGAEVVRQSELTTERFAEILKDAIAHPEKLETAAAAARAAGRPDATQRLADMAEALARGQKIEGID
- the murC gene encoding UDP-N-acetylmuramate--L-alanine ligase yields the protein MRMPEAIGVVHFVGIGGIGMSGIAEVLNNLGYKVQGSDQAESANVARLREKGISVFIGHKAENLGDAEVVVVSSAIKRANPELTAAREKHLPVVRRAEMLAELMRFRDAIAIGGTHGKTTTTSMVATLLEAGGLDPTVINGGIINAYGTNARMGEGEWMVVEADESDGTFLKLPAEIAVVTNIDPEHLDHYGTFDGVRAAFRQFVESVPFYGCGVMCLDHPEVQTLVGQIEDRRIVTYGENRQADVRFSNIRNEGTRTIFDVDIRRRRRPSVKLENLSLPMPGRHNVSNATAAIAVADRLHISEADIRKGLAAFGGVKRRFTLVGEWNGAQIFDDYGHHPVEIRSVLRAAREACQGRIIAVHQPHRYSRLESLFEDFTNCFNDADTVFIAPVYAAGEDPRPGFDAETLVSGMKSAGHRDAHYLADESALAGVVAKIARPGDFVVLLGAGSITNWAAKLPGELAAEA
- a CDS encoding ISAs1 family transposase, with the translated sequence MDGFASLFGSVPDPRAANVRYSLNSVLFIALAAVLCGAETCQDMADFGVSKHKLLKEIVPLPYGTPSHDVFSNVFRHIDPEAFETVFARFAQAFAKSISGVIAIDGKAVRGAYKRGDKASPLHLVNIWAADQRMVIGQQLAPGRSEVKGVLQALSCLSLDGCIVTADALHCRADTASAILKTGADYALALKGNQPGLLNRAIALLEKESNPDRAEKADGKAHDRTETRRAVIVKAEGMDFPGVKAIARLESIRVEPDGRQTRHIRHFLLSRSVSATAFLDIARAHWTIENQLHWVLDVAFCEDAARNRKDHGPRNLSILRKLALNIIRHHPDKASIRRKMKKAGWDDTFLISMIAHMR
- a CDS encoding D-alanine--D-alanine ligase; amino-acid sequence: MTALHVAVLMGGFSSERPVSLASGNPCADALEAEGFRVTRIDVTRNVASVLAELKPDVAFNALHGPFGEDGTIQGILEYLQIPYTHSGVLASALAMNKVQAKRVAGACGIPIAEDRLMQRAEIGQTHPMAPPYVVKPVNEGSSFGVVIVDEGQSAPPQSITSSEWPYGETVMVERFVRGREFTCGVVDGKPLCVTEIVPVGQKFYDFDAKYKPGGSKHILPAEVKPNIYQKIQSLAVQAHQIMGCRGVSRSDFRFDEERGEEGLIWLEINTQPGMTPTSLVPEMAAEAGMSFGAFLRWMVEDASCLR
- a CDS encoding cell division protein FtsQ/DivIB produces the protein MFALKTGRDDVDRGDRMAQGSRAGVLPRPFRRLVRATTGIFTGRTGAPKHIGSAAALVFFAAVGANAVVVAGKGDLVRRAAFQLSGFAVEDIEISGNSETSEIVVLQSLGLEGAYSLQGVDIQMARGQLLNLPWVADADIRKVYPSTLKISLKERVPYALWQQEDGRLLMVERDGNIIGPLSAPKFRRLPLVLGQGGNVAAKDVEELMQEWPELSERVRAFKRVDERRWDLYLDNGMIVKLPEKDSDAALVRLRKLEDERSILEREIAAVDLRLDDRVAIQLTPAAMERRAEATEALHKTFKNKGRRL
- the ftsA gene encoding cell division protein FtsA, whose product is MTLFRTSGFSRAKPLSAKKTHIVSVLDVGSSKVVCMIARLTPREESQILPGRTHNIEIIGIGHQRSQGIKSGVIVNLDAAEHVVRLAVDAAESMAGITIDSLIVNVSAGRLKSDTYTAAIDLGGQDVDSSDLRRVLSAVSRRSINEERQVLHSLPAGFTLDGERGIRDPLGMYGETLGVDLHVVTAERLALRNLELCVNRAHLSVERMVATPYASGLAALVDDEVELGCAAIDMGAGTTTISVFSEGRLVHTDAISLGGHHVTTDLARGLSTRMEDAERLKCVHGSTIASTADEREMIAVPSISEDDHDQPRQVSKALLSKIVRARIEETLELIRDRIQLSGFSAVVGKRVVLTGGASQLIGLSELSRRILSRNVRIGRPMGVSGLPLPAKGPSFSTAAGLLIYPQLAESETYGSEQRGFLSSGGGRLARVGQWFRESF